The proteins below come from a single Prochlorococcus marinus CUG1415 genomic window:
- a CDS encoding photosystem II reaction centre N prot translates to MFAIALGLSPIEKITVAITASIFIISFTWISIKGDLNKIAKELIEDNDNNQDN, encoded by the coding sequence ATGTTTGCTATTGCACTTGGATTGTCTCCTATTGAAAAAATCACTGTTGCAATAACTGCTTCGATTTTTATAATTTCTTTTACATGGATCTCAATTAAGGGAGATTTAAATAAAATTGCTAAGGAACTAATTGAAGATAATGATAATAACCAGGATAATTAA
- the purT gene encoding formate-dependent phosphoribosylglycinamide formyltransferase, which translates to MKNAIFSKKRILLLGSGELGKELVIESKRLGLEVIAIDRYEKAPAMQVADHSCAIDMSNKNILKDVIKKLNPDFVVPEIEALSIEALKELEDEGFKIVPNARTVEITMNRDKIRDLASRDLKIKTAKFNYIFKFDDLEKKAIEIGFPLLLKPLMSSSGKGQSLVETKNDLHDAWNQAQANSRGKVKGVIIEEFINFDFEFTLLSVRKHSGENIFCLPIGHLQSNGDYQCSWQPLEMNESLIIEAKKITTRILNNLNGAGLYGVEFFVKGNEVIFSELSPRPHDTGMVTLVSQNISEFELHLRAFLNLPIPNINLIEPSATRVILSDKEYKNPIYEGLNEALEFEKTKVLIFGKPVSRKGRRMGVVLSSNKDVNLARENADKAASKIKVSSN; encoded by the coding sequence ATGAAAAATGCAATTTTTTCTAAAAAAAGAATTTTACTTCTTGGCAGCGGTGAACTTGGTAAGGAACTAGTAATTGAATCCAAGAGATTGGGATTAGAAGTTATTGCAATTGATCGATATGAAAAAGCACCTGCAATGCAAGTTGCTGATCATTCATGTGCAATTGATATGAGCAACAAAAATATTTTAAAAGATGTTATTAAAAAATTAAATCCAGATTTTGTTGTTCCTGAAATTGAGGCACTTTCGATTGAAGCTTTAAAGGAATTAGAGGATGAGGGTTTTAAGATTGTTCCAAATGCTAGAACTGTTGAAATCACAATGAATAGAGATAAAATTAGAGATTTAGCTTCTAGAGATTTAAAAATAAAGACTGCAAAATTTAATTATATTTTTAAATTTGATGACCTAGAAAAAAAAGCAATTGAGATTGGATTTCCACTTTTACTTAAGCCCTTAATGAGCTCTTCAGGTAAGGGACAAAGTTTGGTTGAGACAAAAAATGATTTACATGATGCTTGGAATCAGGCACAAGCAAATTCTAGAGGTAAAGTTAAGGGTGTTATTATTGAGGAATTTATTAATTTTGATTTTGAATTTACACTTTTATCGGTAAGGAAGCATAGTGGTGAAAATATTTTTTGTTTGCCAATTGGACATCTTCAGTCTAACGGGGACTATCAATGCAGTTGGCAACCTTTGGAAATGAATGAGTCTTTAATTATTGAAGCCAAGAAAATTACAACTAGAATATTAAATAACCTAAATGGAGCTGGATTATACGGAGTCGAGTTTTTTGTTAAAGGAAATGAGGTTATATTTTCAGAATTATCTCCAAGACCACATGACACCGGTATGGTTACATTAGTCAGTCAAAACATTAGTGAATTTGAATTGCATTTAAGGGCATTTTTAAATTTACCAATACCTAATATAAATCTAATAGAACCTTCAGCAACAAGAGTTATACTTTCAGATAAAGAGTATAAGAATCCTATTTATGAAGGTCTTAATGAAGCATTAGAGTTTGAAAAGACTAAAGTTCTTATATTTGGTAAGCCAGTCTCAAGAAAAGGCAGAAGAATGGGAGTTGTTCTTTCATCAAATAAAGACGTTAATTTAGCTAGAGAAAATGCAGATAAAGCTGCTAGTAAAATAAAAGTTAGCTCAAATTAA
- a CDS encoding lectin subunit alpha, which translates to MDPLDPLTEIIKSGQAFSPSVALEKIFWAIIGIFFLVAILKSITNSLRSQILFFRKSLFSFSKDKKNKEDSFSQSYGNEK; encoded by the coding sequence TTACTGAAATTATTAAATCTGGTCAAGCATTTTCACCTTCAGTTGCTTTAGAAAAAATTTTTTGGGCTATTATTGGAATTTTTTTTTTAGTAGCAATTTTAAAATCTATAACTAATAGTTTGCGAAGTCAGATTTTATTTTTTAGAAAATCTTTATTTAGTTTTTCTAAAGATAAAAAAAATAAAGAGGATTCCTTTAGCCAGAGTTATGGTAATGAAAAATAA